From Streptomyces sp. NBC_00683, one genomic window encodes:
- a CDS encoding DUF4190 domain-containing protein — translation MTLTTALARRTRTRTRNATGAGAAPQADRTPGVRAPSREASREADGLAVASFVLGLLGLLVMNILLGPVAIVMAVIALARSTARRGRALLGLALGIADLVVLAVLVTENGTVSWNFGG, via the coding sequence ATGACCCTCACCACCGCACTCGCCCGCCGAACCCGTACCCGAACCCGGAACGCCACCGGGGCCGGGGCCGCTCCGCAGGCCGACCGGACGCCCGGCGTCCGCGCGCCCTCCCGTGAAGCCTCCCGCGAGGCGGACGGCCTGGCCGTCGCCTCGTTCGTGCTCGGGCTGCTCGGCCTCCTGGTGATGAACATCCTGCTCGGGCCCGTCGCCATCGTCATGGCGGTCATCGCCCTCGCCCGCTCCACCGCCCGCCGCGGCCGCGCCCTGCTCGGGCTCGCCCTCGGCATCGCCGACCTGGTCGTCCTCGCCGTCCTGGTCACCGAGAACGGCACCGTCTCCTGGAACTTCGGCGGCTGA
- a CDS encoding TetR family transcriptional regulator, whose translation MSHTVGIRQAQKLKTRQALLDAALRLLEHQSLSSLGLREVTRAVGVAPTAFYRHFDDTAALGVALVEETLGSLHGMIGAILAETGDSEERLDRSVELIARHVAEQPAHFRFIAREQHGGVGPVREAITCQLRRFAEEVAAALGTEPESAGWDREDLLMLGGLYVDHMVLTASALLDAGPKDERAVVRQARRRLRLVTLGRAHWLDSP comes from the coding sequence ATGAGTCACACCGTCGGCATCCGCCAGGCCCAGAAGCTGAAGACACGTCAGGCACTCCTGGACGCCGCCCTGCGGCTGCTGGAGCACCAGAGCCTGAGCAGCCTGGGCCTGCGTGAGGTGACGCGGGCCGTGGGCGTCGCCCCGACCGCCTTCTACCGCCATTTCGACGACACGGCGGCACTGGGCGTCGCCCTCGTCGAGGAGACCCTGGGCAGCCTGCACGGCATGATCGGGGCGATCCTCGCCGAGACGGGCGACAGCGAGGAGCGACTGGACCGCAGCGTCGAACTGATCGCCCGTCATGTGGCCGAGCAGCCGGCCCACTTCCGCTTCATCGCCCGCGAACAGCACGGCGGCGTGGGCCCCGTCCGCGAGGCCATAACCTGCCAGCTGCGCCGCTTCGCCGAGGAGGTGGCGGCGGCCCTCGGCACGGAGCCGGAGTCGGCCGGCTGGGACCGGGAGGACCTCCTGATGCTGGGCGGGCTGTACGTCGACCACATGGTGCTCACCGCCTCGGCGCTCCTGGACGCGGGCCCCAAGGACGAGCGGGCGGTCGTCCGGCAGGCGCGACGCCGACTGCGCCTGGTCACGCTGGGCCGGGCCCACTGGCTGGACAGCCCATAG